The DNA window GAAATCCGCGACAAAGAGACGGCTGAAATCGCGATTCAGGCGTCGCTGACTGGCCACTTGGTCTTTTCCACCCTCCACACCAACGACGCCGTGGCGACGGTCACTCGTATGGTCGATATGGGCGTGGAGCCGTTTCTGGTGGCGTCGGCGGTGATGGGCGTGTTGGCGCAACGATTGTTGCGGACGGTGTGCCACGACTGCGCGAAGAAATATGTCCCGACGCCGGAAGAAATGGAGCGGATCGGACTGACGGCAGACGAGTTGAAGGGGCGGCCGTTGTATCGGCCGGTCGGATGCCCGAACTGCATGGAGACCGGCTACGCGGGTCGGACAGGGGTGCACGAATTGTTCCTGATGAGTGACGAACTGCGCGCCGACATTATGAAAGGGGCCGACTCGGCGACGTTGAAGCGCTTGGCCATGTCGCAAGGCATGAGGAGTCTGCGTCAGGATGCGGCCGCGAAAGTGGCTGCGGGGATCACGACGATCGAAGAAGTCTTGCGCAGTACGCAAGATACGGAGTAATCGAACAGACGCACGAAAAATATGCCTGTCTATCGCTACCAAGGGATTGATCAGAAGGGGAAGAAAGTCGCCGGCGTGGTCGATGCGGAGAATGAAAAAGCCGCGCGCGGCAAGCTGCGCAAAGGGAATGTTTACCCGACCGTGGTCGTGATCGAAGGCGGACGCGGGTCGTTCGTGGCCGCGGGGCAGCGCGAATTCAAGTTCGCCGCGTTCTTCCAAAAAGTGAAAACGCAAGACATCGCCCTGATGACGCGACAGTTCGCGTCGCTGCTCGGCGCCGGCGTTCCATTGGTCGACGCGCTGTCCGCACTGATCGACCAAATGGAGCAGCCGAAACTCCGCGAGGCCCTGACGTCGGTGCGGGATCGCGTGACTGAAGGCGAAAAACTCTCCAACACGCTTAAGCAACATCCACAGATCTTTAATGACTTGTACGTCAATATGGTGAGTGCCGGCGAGGCGAGCGGCACGCTCGAGCAGGTGTTGAACCGGCTCGCGGATGTGACCGAGGCGCAAGAGAAGTTGCGGCAGAAGGTCGTCGGGGCGTTGACCTATCCGTGCATCATGGGCGTGGTCGGGTTTGTGATGATGATCTTGTTGGTCACGTTCGTGATCCCGAAGATGACCGGGATGTTGGTCGAAATGAACATCCCGCTCCCATTGCCGACGCGCTTCCTGATGGGGACGACCGATCT is part of the Deltaproteobacteria bacterium genome and encodes:
- the gspF gene encoding type II secretion system inner membrane protein GspF, producing MPVYRYQGIDQKGKKVAGVVDAENEKAARGKLRKGNVYPTVVVIEGGRGSFVAAGQREFKFAAFFQKVKTQDIALMTRQFASLLGAGVPLVDALSALIDQMEQPKLREALTSVRDRVTEGEKLSNTLKQHPQIFNDLYVNMVSAGEASGTLEQVLNRLADVTEAQEKLRQKVVGALTYPCIMGVVGFVMMILLVTFVIPKMTGMLVEMNIPLPLPTRFLMGTTDLLLGWWWLLLGLAGLGGFFLRRWLRTAKGRETVDRQALTAPLVGRLMQLTTVARVTRTLGTLLAGGVAMLTAIDIVRNIVGNTILKQVLETTRDAVKEGSSLAEPLKRSGFFPPLSTHMIAIGEKTGELEKMLERVADTYDTQVDNALGRLMSLIEPLMLVVMGGMVGFIVVSVMYPMLQASQSMMEQ